A single Anopheles funestus chromosome 2RL, idAnoFuneDA-416_04, whole genome shotgun sequence DNA region contains:
- the LOC125761154 gene encoding palmitoyltransferase ZDHHC3-A has product MTFVKDPCGIVCVLVTYMAVLYADYVVTHWIILQTMPNSLWAPFHVVAFNTIVFLLAMAHLKAVLLDPGTVPLPQIRIDFSDLHSEKNYGHEREEWTMCTRCETYRPPRAHHCRICKRCIRRMDHHCPWINNCVGERNQKYFLQFLMYVCALAVYSIVLIVISWVYPCEDCHTDVSQAQSRMMHSVLLLLESALFGLFVIAIMVDQMHAILYDETAVEAVQQKGPYRIHRPKMALLAEVCGRGHPMLWMLPCTSLNRKHHDVPLLSHDV; this is encoded by the exons aTGACTTTCGTCAAAGATCCCTGCGGTATTGTTTGCGTGCTGGTCACCTATATGGCTGTCCTGTACGCGGACTATGTGGTAACGCATTGGATAATTCTACAAACAATGCCCAACAG TCTTTGGGCACCGTTTCATGTGGTGGCGTTCAATACGATCGTGTTCCTGCTGGCCATGGCTCACCTAAAAGCGGTACTACTCGATCCCGGTACGGTCCCATTGCCCCAAATCCGCATCGACTTTTCGGACCTTCACTCGGAAAAAAACTACGGCCACGAGCGGGAAGAATGGACCATGTGCACACGGTGTGAAACGTATCGTCCGCCACGGGCACATCACTGCCGCATCTGTAAACGGTGCATCCGGCGCATGGACCATCACTGCCCCTGGATTAACAACTGTGTTGGCGAGCGAAACCAGAAATATTTCCTACAGTTCCTGATGTACGTGTGCGCACTTGCCGTTTACTCGATCGTTCTGATCGTAATTTCGTGGGTGTATCCGTGCGAAGACTGTCACACGGATGTGTCCCAAGCGCAGAGCCGTATGATGCATAgcgtgctgttgctgctggaatCGGCCCTGTTTGGGCTGTTCGTAATAGCGATCATGGTCGATCAGATGCATGCAATACTGTACGACGAGACGGCAGTAGAGGCAGTACAGCAGAAGGGTCCGTACCGGATCCATCGGCCAAAGATGGCTCTGCTGGCGGAAGTCTGCGGCCGTGGACATCCAATGCTGTGGATGCTTCCCTGTACCAGCCTCAACCGCAAGCATCACGATGTGCCGTTACTGAGCCACGATGTGTAA